Proteins encoded within one genomic window of Cytophagales bacterium:
- a CDS encoding cyclic peptide export ABC transporter has protein sequence MGFKSLVVNALIFVLLVSCHFSVSQEIDKDFLLKVEQEVEKLMEQGDIPGLSLVIIKGDRQFTKNYGYSDLKNQVPVNSNTLYEIGSCSKAFTALAVTNLELQGRINLDDKVSDYLPWFRVSFEDAAAVITIRQLLHHTSGIPWETIAKIPATNAPDALERTVRMLIGQELNEPPGKEFKYATINYDVLALIVQVVTGQPFEEYVQINIIDQLQLNSTTIGEPKDSTILSKGYKIGFFAAKEYEAPVYKGNNAAGYVISNVKDITRWVKFQMGMIDTELYEAAKVTHQRDETVALHGMSSYARGWNVALDGTGEIYHGGLNPNYTSYITFRPNEKLAIAILANSNSNYTAFMGNKLMKLLAGEEIERELDPGDGNDKTYSSISIALVIYIMVVISFLLLIVVDVVKRRRSLQGISLVDFGRFAKSFILILPFLLGLYLLPKAIAGFTWEAILVWTPASFTVLIGAILAAIAFTYFAFLISLCFPEKNEYKRKAPQILLISILSGLSNVAVIIMVTSAINSETEIEYLIFYYGLIIGLYLAGRRFVQVNLIKFTRGLVYDLRIKLIHKIFSTSYDKFEKMDRGRVYTALNDDVNTIGRSTNLFVSLATSIITAIGAFLYLASIAFWATILTISLIATLSTIYYFAVQSTNIYFEEARDSRNVFMRLVNGMIDGFKEISLHRNKKLEYKEDVAASAREYKEKISTADIRFVNAFLVGESLLVILLGVVSIGMSELFPNIQWYAVMSFVIVLLYLIGPINGILGSVPALMTLRIAWRRIHQFLSEIPANLDLDLVPEPLFNRIDHLEAKGIEYQFENEEGDKNGFRVGPIDLEVSSGEILFIIGGNGSGKTTLAKLITGLYQPDKGHLSINNTALKNSQLSEYYSTVFSPSYLFEKLYDCDIKDRENEIKQYLNTLDLEDKVEIIDNHYSTIKLSGGQRKRLALLQCYIENSPIYLFDEWAADQDPEYRNFFYRTLLPEMKKLGKIVIAITHDDHYFDVADKVLKMNRGKLEVHSGENLWNTVEL, from the coding sequence ATGGGTTTTAAAAGTCTTGTAGTAAATGCTTTAATTTTTGTGCTTTTGGTCAGCTGTCATTTTTCTGTTTCACAAGAGATTGATAAAGACTTTTTATTGAAGGTTGAGCAGGAAGTAGAAAAATTAATGGAACAAGGGGACATTCCGGGGTTGAGTCTTGTAATCATAAAAGGTGACCGGCAGTTCACAAAAAATTACGGGTATTCCGACCTGAAAAACCAAGTACCTGTTAATTCCAATACACTGTATGAGATAGGGTCTTGTAGCAAAGCGTTTACAGCCCTGGCAGTTACCAACCTGGAACTGCAGGGCAGAATTAATTTAGATGATAAGGTATCCGACTACCTTCCCTGGTTCAGGGTAAGTTTTGAAGACGCTGCGGCAGTCATCACCATTAGACAATTGTTGCATCATACCAGTGGCATTCCCTGGGAAACCATTGCTAAAATACCGGCAACCAATGCCCCCGATGCCCTTGAACGGACTGTCCGGATGTTGATCGGGCAGGAGTTGAACGAACCACCCGGAAAAGAGTTCAAGTATGCTACCATCAACTACGATGTTTTGGCGCTTATTGTTCAGGTTGTGACCGGTCAGCCCTTTGAAGAATATGTGCAGATAAATATCATTGATCAACTCCAGTTGAACAGTACAACCATCGGAGAACCCAAAGACAGTACCATACTATCGAAAGGATATAAAATAGGCTTCTTTGCAGCAAAAGAATATGAAGCCCCTGTATATAAAGGAAACAATGCTGCAGGGTATGTAATATCAAACGTCAAGGACATCACCAGGTGGGTAAAATTCCAAATGGGAATGATCGATACAGAGCTATACGAGGCCGCTAAAGTCACACATCAACGGGATGAAACAGTGGCGCTTCATGGCATGTCATCCTATGCAAGAGGATGGAATGTTGCCCTTGATGGCACGGGAGAAATTTATCATGGAGGTTTGAACCCGAACTATACTTCCTACATCACATTTCGTCCCAATGAAAAGCTGGCAATCGCCATACTTGCCAACTCTAATAGCAACTACACCGCTTTTATGGGCAATAAACTAATGAAGTTATTAGCTGGCGAAGAAATTGAACGAGAACTGGACCCAGGTGATGGGAACGATAAGACTTATTCAAGCATCTCAATTGCTCTTGTGATTTACATCATGGTCGTCATTTCATTTTTGCTGCTGATCGTCGTTGATGTCGTGAAAAGAAGGAGATCGTTGCAAGGAATATCCCTGGTAGATTTCGGTAGGTTTGCCAAATCATTCATTCTTATTTTGCCTTTCTTGTTGGGGCTTTACCTGCTTCCTAAAGCCATCGCTGGATTCACATGGGAAGCTATTTTGGTATGGACTCCTGCGAGCTTTACGGTACTGATCGGTGCCATTTTAGCCGCAATAGCCTTCACATATTTTGCATTTTTGATCAGTTTATGTTTTCCAGAAAAAAATGAATATAAGAGAAAAGCACCCCAGATACTACTAATAAGCATCCTTTCGGGACTTTCAAATGTAGCTGTCATTATCATGGTGACCTCAGCCATTAATTCAGAAACAGAAATAGAATACCTGATTTTTTATTACGGACTCATAATAGGCCTCTATCTGGCTGGTCGACGGTTTGTTCAGGTTAACCTAATCAAATTTACCAGGGGATTGGTATACGATTTGAGGATAAAGTTGATTCACAAAATATTCTCAACTTCTTATGACAAATTTGAGAAGATGGATCGCGGTAGGGTCTATACCGCTTTAAATGATGATGTCAATACCATTGGCCGGTCAACAAATCTGTTTGTTTCATTGGCGACTAGCATTATTACCGCGATAGGAGCTTTTCTTTATTTGGCATCAATTGCTTTTTGGGCGACGATACTCACCATTTCATTGATCGCTACGCTATCTACCATTTACTATTTTGCAGTTCAAAGCACCAATATTTATTTTGAAGAGGCCCGCGATTCTCGAAATGTCTTCATGCGTTTGGTCAATGGCATGATCGATGGGTTTAAGGAGATCAGTTTACATCGCAATAAAAAATTGGAATATAAGGAAGACGTAGCTGCGAGCGCTCGAGAATACAAGGAAAAAATATCTACGGCAGATATTCGTTTTGTCAATGCTTTTTTGGTAGGAGAATCCTTGCTGGTAATACTCTTGGGAGTCGTTTCCATAGGAATGTCGGAACTGTTTCCTAACATACAGTGGTATGCTGTAATGAGTTTTGTAATCGTTCTGCTGTATTTGATTGGGCCTATCAATGGTATTTTGGGTAGTGTCCCCGCCTTGATGACTTTGAGAATAGCCTGGAGGCGCATCCATCAATTCCTCAGTGAGATACCGGCTAACTTGGACCTTGACCTTGTCCCTGAACCATTATTTAACAGGATAGATCATCTGGAAGCGAAGGGAATAGAATATCAATTTGAAAATGAGGAAGGGGACAAAAACGGCTTCAGAGTTGGCCCCATCGACCTGGAAGTTAGCAGCGGTGAAATATTGTTCATCATAGGCGGGAACGGAAGTGGGAAAACAACGCTTGCTAAGCTAATTACGGGTCTTTATCAACCGGACAAAGGCCATTTATCAATCAATAATACCGCTTTAAAAAATTCACAATTAAGCGAATATTATTCAACGGTATTTAGTCCGTCTTATCTTTTTGAAAAATTGTATGACTGTGATATAAAAGACAGAGAAAACGAAATTAAACAATACCTTAATACGCTTGATCTGGAGGATAAAGTTGAGATTATCGATAACCACTATAGTACGATCAAGCTCTCAGGTGGGCAGCGAAAAAGATTAGCATTGCTGCAATGCTATATTGAAAATTCCCCTATTTATTTGTTTGACGAGTGGGCCGCAGATCAAGATCCCGAATACCGTAATTTTTTCTATCGAACACTTTTGCCGGAGATGAAAAAGCTTGGTAAAATCGTCATTGCTATTACCCATGATGATCATTATTTCGATGTAGCGGATAAGGTATTGAAAATGAACAGGGGTAAGCTCGAAGTTCATTCAGGTGAGAATTTATGGAATACAGTAGAGCTTTAA